From a region of the Hymenobacter jejuensis genome:
- a CDS encoding SusC/RagA family TonB-linked outer membrane protein, with protein sequence MNTLRTLLLRRIARATSVAGCALLLYSPGALAATRSFLDTAPANVTWFAEVPVSGRVVQANGEPLPGVTVVVKGTTTGASTDMDGRFTLNVPENSTLIFSFVGYVRQEVSVTGANSSLRIILAEDTKTLGDVVVVGYGEQKKETLTGAVATVDQKIFQNRGVVDNPLSALQGVVPGVVVTRTAAAPGRANWNFQIRGASSVNGSSPLIVVDGVALSDQNALNTINPNDIDNISFLKDASAAIYGARAAGGVVLVTTKRAKAGKTTVQYDGSVSQKRIGLQPHLLNRQQFGQGLIDATTNDNYGVPRTDYIWYKMGVAMANATTPYLDKAGAAQVGFTDVNDLPLFDNNWVDVLWGRATSTQHNLSVAGRGEKAGYRVSLGYLKDNSLLKWGNNSNTRYNIRLTHDYQFTDKFKLETNLSLERNDIIQPTMINSVLGQYAQPGFPVNTINGKAYSWGTQYSPNAQAELGGDTKEGNNRVFTNFRLMYDITKHLRAVSTLGYNWAISEIAAQQKSIQWYNYTETIQAADNPTRQNTSYARRTVRDAYANLNGFLEYNNTFADNHAVGLTAGVSYERDELRDFRTQTNYLASDLVPSLNLGIGDASTRSNTESQNHYAIGSYFGRINYAFKQKYLLEANLRYDGTSKFNAANRWKFFYGVSGGWRVSEEEFMKNLSFLSELKLRGSYGELGNQNGIGLYDYIQTLNVTATTGQTSSGFPILGASPAVLVAPTTGLVSLDRTWERVQTTNVGIDFSVLNRRLSVSADYFVKHNRNMLLDRTYPAVLGATAPRANIGHLKTWGWEASLQWQDKIGDVGYHFGGSITDNQNKLIDYGGARVINAGYNTAVEGFPIGSYFGLEYAGRIQTQEQLDAYRKLATGNNVGMPITTFNADGTVNAKAPGVRLGDNMYKDLNGDGKLTTDDLKYIGRDDPRYTFSFNVGADWKGFDFNAIFQGVGERTIFRTGDWRVPFGSVFQGQTNFWYGNTWTPENTEAYYPILSANTNGVNYNAYNYYASDWSVQNGAYLRLKNAVLGYTIPQTISKRFGLERVRVYYSGSDLWEVTHIKDGWDPEASRLIGRDNNLSTPFERYPFFRLNTLGVNLTF encoded by the coding sequence ATGAACACACTCCGTACCCTGCTGTTGAGGCGCATTGCAAGGGCTACATCCGTAGCTGGCTGCGCACTTCTGCTTTATTCGCCGGGGGCACTTGCCGCCACCCGGTCTTTCCTCGACACGGCACCCGCAAACGTTACTTGGTTTGCTGAGGTGCCGGTATCCGGCCGTGTGGTGCAAGCCAACGGTGAACCGCTGCCGGGCGTGACCGTGGTTGTGAAAGGAACGACCACGGGGGCGAGCACCGATATGGATGGACGCTTCACGTTGAACGTGCCCGAAAACAGCACCTTGATATTTAGCTTCGTAGGCTATGTGCGGCAGGAAGTGTCCGTCACTGGAGCCAACAGCTCATTGAGGATCATCCTGGCCGAAGACACTAAGACGCTCGGCGATGTAGTAGTAGTGGGTTACGGCGAGCAGAAGAAGGAAACCCTGACCGGTGCCGTCGCTACCGTCGACCAGAAGATTTTCCAGAACCGTGGTGTCGTCGATAACCCGCTGTCGGCTCTGCAAGGAGTAGTGCCTGGGGTAGTAGTAACGCGCACGGCCGCTGCGCCGGGCCGCGCCAACTGGAACTTCCAGATTCGGGGCGCTTCTTCGGTGAACGGTAGCTCGCCTCTTATTGTGGTGGATGGCGTGGCGCTGAGTGATCAAAATGCGCTCAACACGATCAACCCCAATGACATCGACAACATCTCATTCCTGAAAGATGCATCCGCGGCTATCTACGGGGCACGCGCGGCGGGTGGGGTTGTCCTGGTAACTACCAAACGGGCCAAGGCCGGCAAAACCACGGTGCAGTATGATGGTTCGGTATCGCAAAAACGCATTGGGTTGCAGCCACACCTGCTGAATCGCCAGCAGTTTGGGCAGGGCCTCATTGATGCCACCACCAACGACAACTACGGCGTCCCCCGCACGGATTATATCTGGTACAAAATGGGGGTGGCGATGGCGAACGCTACGACCCCTTACCTGGACAAGGCTGGTGCCGCCCAAGTTGGTTTTACCGATGTTAATGACCTCCCCCTGTTCGACAACAACTGGGTGGATGTGCTCTGGGGTCGCGCTACTTCCACCCAGCACAACCTAAGTGTTGCGGGGCGAGGTGAAAAAGCGGGTTACCGCGTCTCCCTGGGCTATCTTAAAGATAATAGCTTACTAAAGTGGGGCAACAACTCTAATACGCGCTACAACATTCGCCTGACGCACGATTACCAGTTCACCGACAAGTTTAAGTTAGAGACCAACCTGTCGCTGGAGCGCAACGACATCATCCAGCCTACGATGATCAACAGTGTGCTCGGGCAGTATGCCCAGCCTGGTTTTCCGGTCAACACGATCAACGGCAAAGCCTATTCCTGGGGTACGCAATATAGCCCCAACGCGCAAGCCGAACTTGGGGGCGACACGAAGGAGGGCAACAACCGCGTTTTCACCAACTTCCGCTTGATGTATGACATCACTAAGCACCTGCGCGCGGTGTCGACGTTGGGCTACAACTGGGCGATCTCAGAAATTGCGGCCCAGCAGAAATCAATTCAGTGGTACAACTACACGGAAACGATCCAAGCCGCCGATAACCCAACCCGGCAAAATACCTCCTACGCACGTAGGACGGTAAGAGACGCCTACGCAAACCTGAACGGTTTCCTGGAATACAACAACACCTTCGCCGACAACCACGCCGTGGGCTTGACGGCCGGCGTGAGCTACGAGCGCGACGAGCTCCGCGACTTTCGCACGCAGACCAATTACCTGGCTAGTGACCTGGTGCCGTCGTTGAACCTGGGCATTGGCGACGCTTCTACCCGCAGCAATACGGAAAGCCAGAACCATTATGCCATCGGCTCTTACTTCGGCCGGATCAATTACGCTTTCAAGCAGAAATATCTGCTCGAAGCTAATCTGCGCTACGACGGCACATCAAAATTTAACGCCGCTAACCGGTGGAAGTTCTTCTACGGCGTGTCGGGCGGCTGGCGCGTGTCCGAAGAGGAGTTCATGAAGAACCTCTCGTTCCTGAGCGAACTCAAGCTGCGCGGCTCGTACGGGGAATTGGGTAACCAGAACGGCATCGGCCTCTACGATTACATCCAGACGCTGAACGTAACGGCCACCACGGGCCAAACCAGCTCGGGCTTTCCCATCCTAGGCGCTAGCCCAGCGGTGCTGGTAGCACCCACCACCGGTTTGGTCAGCCTAGACCGGACCTGGGAGCGAGTACAAACCACTAACGTCGGAATTGATTTCAGCGTCCTGAACCGGCGCCTGTCGGTGAGTGCGGACTACTTCGTCAAGCACAACCGGAACATGCTACTCGATCGGACCTACCCGGCAGTGCTGGGCGCTACGGCACCCCGAGCCAACATCGGCCACTTAAAAACCTGGGGCTGGGAAGCTTCCCTGCAATGGCAAGATAAAATCGGCGACGTGGGCTACCACTTTGGGGGCAGCATCACCGACAACCAAAACAAGTTGATTGACTATGGCGGGGCGCGCGTCATCAACGCCGGCTACAACACGGCCGTGGAAGGTTTTCCGATCGGCTCTTACTTCGGCCTCGAATACGCTGGGCGAATCCAGACGCAGGAACAGCTGGATGCTTACCGCAAATTGGCAACCGGCAACAACGTCGGCATGCCGATCACGACTTTCAACGCCGATGGCACAGTCAACGCCAAAGCGCCGGGTGTGCGGTTGGGCGACAACATGTACAAAGACCTGAACGGCGACGGCAAGCTCACGACCGACGACCTGAAATACATTGGTCGGGATGATCCGCGCTACACCTTCTCGTTTAACGTGGGCGCCGATTGGAAGGGCTTCGACTTCAACGCCATCTTCCAGGGTGTGGGCGAGCGGACCATTTTCCGGACTGGCGACTGGCGGGTGCCGTTCGGTTCCGTCTTCCAGGGCCAAACCAACTTCTGGTACGGCAACACCTGGACGCCCGAAAATACCGAGGCCTATTATCCTATTCTCTCGGCGAACACCAACGGCGTGAACTACAACGCCTACAACTACTACGCTTCCGATTGGTCCGTGCAAAACGGCGCGTATCTGCGACTCAAGAATGCGGTGCTCGGCTACACAATACCACAGACCATTTCCAAGCGCTTTGGTCTGGAGCGAGTGCGCGTGTATTACTCAGGCAGTGATTTGTGGGAAGTGACCCACATCAAAGATGGCTGGGACCCAGAAGCGTCTCGCTTGATTGGTCGGGACAATAACCTCTCGACGCCCTTCGAGCGCTACCCCTTCTTCCGCCTGAACACGCTCGGTGTTAACCTGACCTTCTAA
- a CDS encoding RagB/SusD family nutrient uptake outer membrane protein: protein MKKFPKFYLLLLSGGLALTQTSCNDLLDLKPLDAITDVSYWQTPNDFLLAANAFYTYERNFGEVAYDVVPNTTTVNYHADFNADIGFTGVANTTNNYSRGLNTIPVTDNNYNTAYSRIRNINYMLGKAGAFATPAAIKQYVAEAKFFRAYVYFDLLQFYGGVPIVDKTLEPGAPELQLPRNSRDEVVDFIIRDLTEALPDVPTKGAQATTDVGRVNKEVVQAFLGRVTLYEGTWQKFRGNASRATTLLDQSSAASNAVITSGGFSLFAPAVLGDSAQKYMFILENEKSNPASLTKSANNEYVLANRYNFTQRQIRNNISRQANNIIPTRNFANLYLSKDGLPIEKSPLFQGYATMKSEYLNRDNRMRYSLKVPGRAYWFGINNPRVDWTGGPADLKTANTVSFNPTINSSTGYANQKWISERAVADNEEGYDYPVIRYAEVLLNYAEAVYESKGSISDADLDKSLNLVRQRVNKTMPKLSNAFVSTNGLDMQTEIRRERTIELYMEGFRFDDLKRWNTAETVLKQPLLGIKWTGTEYQTTWAVKASTPKTANGELIVDATRSFGTKNYLLPIPSQQIQLNPNLQQTTGW from the coding sequence ATGAAAAAGTTTCCAAAATTCTATCTGCTGCTTCTGTCGGGGGGGCTTGCACTGACGCAAACCAGCTGCAACGACTTGCTGGATCTCAAGCCCCTGGATGCGATTACCGATGTCTCGTACTGGCAAACTCCGAATGACTTTCTGCTGGCGGCCAATGCTTTCTACACCTACGAGCGCAACTTCGGGGAGGTCGCCTACGATGTTGTACCCAATACCACGACGGTAAACTACCACGCCGACTTCAACGCAGACATTGGTTTCACCGGGGTCGCCAATACAACGAACAACTACAGCCGTGGGCTAAACACGATACCGGTTACGGACAACAACTACAACACGGCCTACTCCCGGATTCGCAACATCAACTACATGCTGGGCAAAGCCGGTGCTTTCGCAACCCCCGCCGCGATCAAGCAGTACGTTGCCGAAGCCAAGTTTTTCCGGGCCTATGTGTACTTCGATTTGCTGCAGTTCTACGGCGGCGTGCCGATCGTTGACAAAACGCTGGAACCCGGTGCCCCGGAGCTGCAGCTGCCCCGCAACTCGCGCGACGAAGTGGTGGATTTTATTATCCGCGACCTGACCGAGGCGCTGCCCGACGTGCCCACGAAAGGAGCGCAGGCCACCACGGATGTGGGGCGCGTAAACAAGGAGGTAGTGCAGGCCTTCTTAGGACGGGTAACCTTGTACGAAGGCACCTGGCAGAAATTCCGCGGTAACGCGAGCCGGGCCACGACGTTGCTCGATCAGTCGTCAGCGGCCAGTAACGCCGTGATTACCAGCGGGGGATTCAGCCTGTTTGCCCCTGCCGTGCTCGGCGACTCGGCACAGAAATACATGTTCATTCTGGAAAACGAGAAATCGAACCCCGCCAGCTTGACCAAGTCAGCCAACAACGAGTACGTGCTGGCCAACCGCTACAACTTCACCCAGCGGCAAATCCGCAATAACATCTCGCGGCAGGCGAACAACATTATTCCGACGCGAAACTTCGCGAATCTCTACCTCTCCAAAGACGGCTTGCCCATCGAGAAGTCGCCGCTTTTCCAGGGATACGCCACGATGAAGTCGGAGTACCTCAACCGGGACAACCGCATGCGCTACAGCCTGAAAGTGCCGGGCCGCGCGTACTGGTTTGGCATCAATAACCCACGGGTAGACTGGACCGGCGGCCCCGCCGACTTGAAGACGGCGAACACAGTTTCCTTTAATCCAACCATCAACAGCTCAACGGGTTATGCTAATCAAAAATGGATTTCGGAGCGCGCTGTTGCCGACAACGAAGAGGGCTATGACTACCCCGTCATCCGCTACGCGGAGGTGTTGTTGAACTATGCCGAGGCCGTTTACGAGAGCAAAGGCAGTATCAGCGATGCCGACCTAGACAAGTCGCTGAACTTGGTGCGCCAGCGCGTCAATAAGACGATGCCCAAGCTGAGCAACGCTTTCGTGTCGACCAATGGGCTGGACATGCAGACGGAAATCCGCCGCGAACGGACCATCGAACTGTACATGGAAGGCTTTCGGTTTGATGACTTAAAGCGTTGGAACACAGCTGAGACGGTGCTGAAACAACCGTTGTTGGGCATCAAATGGACGGGCACTGAATACCAGACTACGTGGGCCGTGAAGGCTTCGACGCCCAAAACGGCAAACGGAGAGTTGATTGTGGATGCCACGCGCTCTTTCGGTACCAAGAACTACCTGCTGCCTATTCCGTCGCAGCAGATTCAGTTGAACCCCAACCTGCAGCAAACGACAGGCTGGTAA
- a CDS encoding glycoside hydrolase family 97 protein has translation MTYGQAAVLPATQLLSPDGKVMVTVYQKETAPGKRHLYYHVEFRKQPVVLESGLDIQIDNHVFEHAMALPVDRHSDWSENLILTNKLTISHDTVWQPSYGERSQVRDHYNQLDIQLAKDDNPDYRVSLQVRAYNEGIAFRYFFPEHPKGIYYRVMAENDEFTLPADTKAYYTAWAQGKYEALPLRNWPEPSERPLTLALPNGLYASLLEAGLTDYAMTKFKLSPTKPNTVVTSMYESVDLISPVATPWRAILIGEKPGDLLEHNDLVLNLNLPTKLKDASWIKPGKIIREMTLTTQGAKDAIDFAATRGLQYILFDWKWYGPAFSFSSDVTKVVAPIDMPAVIQYGQEKGIGVWLYVNQQGLLAQMRELAPLYKKWGVKGVKFGFVQVGSHRWTTWLTEAVQVAMDNELMVNIHDEYRPTGTSRTYPNVMTQEGIRGNEEFPDATHNTVLPFTRFLAGAGDYTICYYDKRLKTTHAHQLALAAVYYSPIQTLFWYDKPSAYQGEPEVEFFEKVPTTWDETKVVQGEIGQYVTVARRKGQDWFVGTITNNDSRTLKLPLNFLPKGQAYTASIYADDPTQTTRTKVSIMRKKVKADQTLDVKLLPSGGQAIWLTPTK, from the coding sequence TTGACTTACGGTCAGGCAGCTGTTCTGCCCGCCACGCAATTGCTGTCACCTGATGGAAAAGTGATGGTGACGGTGTACCAAAAGGAAACGGCGCCGGGCAAGCGTCACCTGTATTACCACGTCGAATTTCGCAAGCAGCCCGTGGTGCTGGAGTCGGGGCTGGACATTCAGATCGACAACCACGTGTTTGAGCACGCCATGGCGTTGCCGGTTGATCGCCACTCCGACTGGTCGGAAAACCTAATTCTGACCAACAAGCTGACTATCAGCCACGACACGGTGTGGCAGCCATCCTACGGCGAGCGCAGCCAGGTTCGGGACCACTACAACCAACTGGACATCCAGCTGGCAAAAGACGACAATCCCGACTACCGGGTGAGCCTGCAGGTGCGGGCCTACAACGAGGGCATCGCCTTTCGGTATTTCTTTCCCGAGCATCCCAAAGGTATCTACTACCGTGTGATGGCGGAAAACGACGAGTTTACCTTACCGGCCGACACGAAGGCGTACTACACGGCCTGGGCCCAAGGCAAGTACGAGGCACTTCCGCTCCGTAACTGGCCCGAGCCCAGCGAACGGCCGCTGACGCTAGCGCTGCCCAATGGCCTCTACGCCAGCCTGCTGGAAGCCGGCCTGACGGACTATGCCATGACCAAGTTCAAGCTGAGCCCGACCAAGCCCAACACCGTCGTTACGAGCATGTACGAAAGCGTGGACCTGATCTCGCCGGTGGCCACGCCCTGGCGAGCCATCCTGATCGGGGAGAAGCCCGGCGATTTGCTGGAGCACAACGACCTGGTGCTCAACCTCAACCTGCCCACGAAGCTCAAAGATGCTTCTTGGATTAAGCCGGGGAAGATCATCCGGGAAATGACTTTGACCACGCAGGGAGCGAAAGACGCCATTGACTTTGCCGCCACGCGCGGCTTGCAGTACATCCTCTTCGACTGGAAGTGGTACGGCCCGGCCTTCAGCTTTTCTTCCGACGTGACCAAAGTTGTAGCGCCCATCGACATGCCCGCCGTGATTCAGTACGGCCAGGAAAAAGGCATTGGCGTGTGGCTCTACGTGAACCAGCAGGGCTTGCTGGCGCAGATGCGCGAATTGGCCCCGCTCTACAAAAAATGGGGCGTGAAGGGGGTTAAGTTTGGCTTTGTGCAGGTGGGCTCGCACCGTTGGACGACCTGGCTTACGGAAGCCGTGCAGGTGGCCATGGACAACGAGCTGATGGTCAACATTCACGATGAGTACCGCCCCACGGGCACCAGCCGTACCTACCCGAATGTGATGACCCAGGAAGGAATTCGCGGCAACGAGGAATTTCCCGATGCCACCCACAACACCGTGCTGCCGTTTACCCGCTTCCTCGCCGGCGCCGGCGACTACACCATCTGCTACTACGACAAGCGCCTCAAGACCACCCATGCCCATCAGCTCGCATTGGCGGCGGTGTATTACAGCCCAATTCAAACGCTGTTTTGGTACGACAAGCCCAGCGCCTACCAGGGCGAGCCGGAAGTGGAGTTCTTCGAAAAAGTGCCCACCACCTGGGACGAGACCAAAGTCGTGCAGGGCGAAATCGGGCAGTACGTAACCGTGGCCCGGCGCAAAGGCCAGGATTGGTTTGTGGGCACCATCACCAACAACGACAGCCGCACGCTAAAACTGCCCCTTAATTTCCTGCCCAAAGGCCAAGCCTACACCGCCTCTATCTACGCCGATGACCCCACCCAAACGACGCGTACCAAGGTGAGCATCATGCGCAAGAAAGTAAAAGCTGACCAGACGCTGGACGTAAAGCTGCTGCCCTCGGGTGGGCAAGCTATCTGGCTGACTCCCACGAAGTAG
- a CDS encoding glycoside hydrolase family 97 protein yields the protein MKACVLFLHFLLLTLALTTQAREKKSYLISSPDKKTRLEIAVDAQGNLQYRASYGGQQLVAWSRLGFDLNGRAVGTNAAVQNAAQKPVNDSFTWAWGENDHIENRYQEINLALQSAGLSLQLLARVYDGSVAFRYVLPAQAGVDNAVMAKENTEFNFTDSYTVYQYHHESVFTPTRLDSLATTCDFPATLTNGKYYLSVGEAANDNFTKAELRKGTTPSSLAVAFARDTAVRVALPFQTPWRTISFARTAIGLHQYSELNLKLNPPANSTPAGLKPGKVIRAQLNTQSGLDCIDFAARNNFQYILFDAGWYGPERALSSDPAVPIPAIDLPKVIQYGREKGIGIVLYVNYIGLQNHLDSILPLYRQWGISGLKFGFVDGFSQNGLTWLAMAIRKVNEAGLFLNIHDNYKPTGLSRTYPALFTQEGIRGDENSPDAFHTTTLPFTRFLAGPADFTFCYPNSKNSYSKNLKVSMGQQLALTVVYFSPLQAIFWYGRPTEYTNDAEIEFFKYVPTVWNETHYLAGEIGQNISVARRHGQTWFVGNAAGPQAWQSRIKLDFLQKGQPYTATVYEDDGQGSIAKRTLAVKKGDALAFDLKAKGGQAIILEVTEHK from the coding sequence ATGAAAGCCTGCGTTCTCTTCTTGCATTTCCTATTGTTGACCCTAGCCCTGACCACGCAGGCCCGGGAGAAGAAATCCTATTTGATTTCTTCTCCGGATAAGAAAACCCGGCTGGAAATCGCCGTGGATGCGCAGGGCAACTTGCAGTACCGGGCAAGCTACGGCGGGCAGCAACTAGTTGCTTGGTCCCGTCTCGGCTTTGACCTTAACGGGCGCGCAGTCGGTACCAATGCCGCCGTGCAGAATGCGGCGCAAAAGCCTGTCAATGACTCATTTACATGGGCGTGGGGCGAGAATGACCACATCGAGAATCGATACCAGGAAATCAACCTGGCCTTGCAGTCGGCAGGGCTGAGCTTGCAGTTGCTGGCCCGCGTATACGACGGGAGCGTGGCTTTTCGCTACGTGCTGCCAGCGCAAGCGGGCGTTGACAATGCCGTGATGGCGAAAGAGAATACCGAATTCAATTTCACCGATTCCTACACCGTTTACCAATATCATCACGAGTCGGTGTTTACTCCTACTCGCCTCGATTCCCTAGCAACTACCTGCGACTTTCCGGCTACGCTCACCAATGGCAAATATTACCTGAGCGTAGGGGAGGCGGCCAACGACAATTTTACCAAGGCGGAACTGAGAAAGGGCACCACTCCCAGCAGCCTGGCCGTAGCCTTCGCCCGCGATACTGCCGTTCGGGTAGCGTTGCCGTTTCAGACGCCTTGGCGCACGATCAGCTTTGCCCGCACGGCCATCGGTCTGCACCAGTACAGCGAATTGAATTTGAAGCTGAACCCACCCGCCAATAGTACACCAGCCGGCCTGAAACCCGGCAAAGTCATCCGCGCCCAGCTCAACACCCAAAGCGGCCTCGACTGCATTGATTTTGCCGCGCGCAATAACTTTCAGTATATCCTCTTCGACGCGGGCTGGTACGGGCCGGAGCGAGCCCTGAGCTCGGACCCGGCCGTGCCCATACCGGCCATTGACCTGCCGAAGGTGATTCAGTACGGCAGGGAAAAAGGCATTGGCATTGTCCTGTACGTCAATTACATCGGTCTTCAAAATCACCTTGATAGCATCCTGCCGCTATACAGGCAGTGGGGCATCAGCGGGCTCAAGTTTGGGTTTGTAGATGGCTTCTCCCAAAACGGCCTTACCTGGCTGGCCATGGCCATCAGGAAGGTGAACGAAGCGGGGCTGTTTCTCAACATCCACGACAACTACAAGCCGACGGGCTTGAGCCGCACGTACCCCGCCTTGTTCACGCAGGAGGGCATTCGGGGCGACGAAAACAGCCCCGATGCCTTTCACACCACTACGCTGCCGTTTACCCGTTTCCTGGCCGGGCCGGCTGATTTTACCTTCTGCTATCCCAATTCGAAGAACAGCTACAGCAAAAACCTGAAGGTGAGCATGGGCCAGCAGCTCGCCCTCACGGTGGTGTATTTCAGTCCCTTGCAAGCCATTTTCTGGTACGGCCGTCCCACTGAGTACACCAACGACGCAGAGATTGAATTTTTCAAGTACGTGCCCACCGTCTGGAACGAGACCCATTACCTCGCCGGGGAGATCGGCCAAAACATCAGCGTGGCCCGGCGCCACGGCCAAACTTGGTTTGTAGGCAACGCCGCCGGACCACAGGCGTGGCAAAGCCGAATTAAGCTCGATTTTCTGCAAAAAGGCCAGCCCTACACGGCCACCGTGTACGAAGACGACGGCCAAGGCAGCATTGCCAAAAGAACGCTGGCAGTTAAAAAAGGAGATGCCCTGGCCTTCGACCTTAAGGCCAAGGGTGGGCAGGCCATCATACTTGAAGTAACGGAGCACAAATAA
- a CDS encoding alginate lyase family protein, which translates to MSTLSIGQGFVHPGLLHSQEDLDRMRRAIAAKQEPIYAGYEVFRQNPASQATYAMQGPLAMVGRNPTVGQGTYDSDANAAHQNALMWCLTGERAYAEKAKALVNAWSGTLTSITGRDAVLMAGLGPFKMVQAAELLRYSNAGWSEADIQKTERHFKEVIYPVLREYAPFANGNWDAAAVKTVLAISIFCNDRPMFEDALRYYVNGWGDGRLTNYIINETGQGQESGRDQGHAQLGIGMLAECSEMAWHQGLDLYSYADNRLLRGFEYAAKYNLGYDEVPFVTTLDRTGKYYHQRVSAITRGQLRPLYEQVYNHYVHRRGLSAPFTQQAAEKLRPEGPGKPGADHPGYGTLFYTRPAEKASAATTKPSAPGGLVAKGQPSGVTLTWVAAVGATGYTVKRATQKGGPYAVVAQRVVAPVYTDKTTQPGAIYYYTVTASNSLGDSPNAYEVGSSAGLPAPWKQQDVGLVKVAGSAYYDGDQFRLEGAGSCIDSTSDQFQFAYVPLKGDGVIVARFVPQVSSQFSQLGLMMREGLTPGARHASLLLAPQKTGEIEMPSWAIRLVTRDADAGLTQVRNTSAPLAEPVVTFGRLVSYYWLRLERKGNTISGAISPDGQTWTPVGSVVTALKKDLYVGLPACSRLTTVSTTVRFDHVSVTGWKSSI; encoded by the coding sequence ATGAGTACGTTATCAATAGGACAGGGCTTTGTGCATCCGGGTTTGCTGCACAGCCAAGAAGACCTGGACCGCATGAGGCGCGCCATTGCGGCGAAGCAGGAACCCATTTATGCCGGCTACGAGGTGTTTCGGCAAAATCCTGCTTCTCAGGCCACTTACGCCATGCAGGGGCCCCTGGCAATGGTTGGCCGCAACCCTACTGTTGGCCAGGGTACCTACGACTCGGACGCCAACGCTGCCCACCAAAACGCCCTGATGTGGTGCCTGACGGGCGAGCGGGCGTACGCGGAGAAAGCCAAGGCGCTGGTCAACGCCTGGTCGGGCACGCTCACCAGCATCACGGGCCGTGACGCCGTGCTCATGGCGGGCCTGGGGCCGTTCAAGATGGTGCAGGCCGCTGAACTGCTTCGCTATTCGAACGCGGGTTGGTCGGAAGCGGACATTCAAAAAACGGAGCGCCACTTCAAGGAAGTCATCTACCCGGTGCTGCGGGAATACGCGCCCTTTGCGAACGGCAACTGGGACGCGGCGGCGGTGAAAACTGTGCTGGCCATCAGCATTTTCTGTAACGACCGGCCGATGTTCGAGGATGCGCTGCGCTACTACGTGAACGGTTGGGGCGATGGCCGGCTGACGAACTACATCATCAACGAAACCGGGCAGGGCCAGGAAAGTGGCCGCGACCAAGGCCACGCCCAGCTCGGCATTGGCATGTTGGCCGAGTGCAGCGAAATGGCTTGGCATCAAGGCCTTGATCTCTACAGCTACGCCGATAACCGGCTGCTGCGCGGCTTTGAATACGCCGCCAAATACAACTTGGGCTACGACGAGGTGCCCTTCGTGACCACCCTGGACCGTACGGGCAAATACTATCACCAGCGCGTTTCCGCCATTACCCGCGGGCAGCTGCGGCCCTTGTACGAGCAAGTTTACAACCATTACGTGCACCGTCGGGGCCTCTCGGCCCCATTTACTCAGCAGGCTGCCGAAAAGCTACGCCCGGAAGGACCCGGCAAGCCCGGAGCCGACCACCCCGGCTACGGCACACTCTTCTACACCCGGCCGGCGGAAAAAGCCAGTGCAGCGACCACAAAGCCGTCGGCACCGGGCGGCTTGGTAGCCAAAGGGCAACCTTCGGGGGTAACCCTGACCTGGGTGGCCGCCGTGGGCGCTACCGGCTACACCGTAAAGCGGGCCACCCAAAAGGGAGGGCCTTATGCCGTTGTCGCGCAGCGTGTTGTCGCGCCCGTTTATACGGACAAGACAACCCAACCCGGCGCGATCTACTACTACACCGTCACGGCCAGTAACAGCTTGGGGGACAGCCCCAATGCCTATGAAGTTGGCAGCAGTGCCGGCTTGCCGGCGCCGTGGAAGCAACAGGATGTAGGATTGGTAAAAGTAGCCGGCTCGGCCTACTACGACGGAGATCAGTTCCGGCTCGAAGGCGCCGGAAGTTGCATTGATAGCACCAGCGACCAATTTCAGTTTGCCTACGTGCCACTGAAGGGCGACGGGGTTATCGTTGCTCGGTTTGTGCCGCAGGTGAGCTCGCAGTTTTCCCAGTTGGGGCTGATGATGCGGGAAGGCCTGACACCCGGTGCGCGCCACGCTTCGCTGTTGCTGGCGCCGCAGAAAACCGGCGAGATTGAAATGCCGAGCTGGGCCATCCGCCTTGTCACGCGGGATGCGGATGCGGGGCTAACCCAGGTACGAAACACCAGCGCGCCGCTCGCCGAGCCGGTGGTGACCTTTGGCCGTCTCGTGAGCTATTACTGGCTGCGCCTGGAGCGCAAAGGCAATACGATATCCGGCGCGATCTCGCCCGATGGCCAGACCTGGACGCCGGTAGGAAGCGTGGTCACGGCCCTCAAAAAAGATCTGTACGTGGGCCTGCCTGCCTGTTCCCGCCTGACTACCGTGAGCACGACCGTACGCTTCGATCATGTTTCAGTAACGGGCTGGAAGTCAAGTATATAA